One segment of Saprospiraceae bacterium DNA contains the following:
- the lysS gene encoding lysine--tRNA ligase, whose translation MTEQELLRRESLQKLRELGIEPYPAEMFEVTHHAADIVANYQEETLEDGSKNRLNYQTVALAGRIMAAREAGKAMFMNLQDASGRIQLYLRRDDFVASPDGAPPEAPMFDMVIKKLLDLGDYVGVSGFAFKTKTGEVTIHVQQLKFLSKSLRPLPIVKRDAEGNIHDAFTDPEQRYRMRYVDLTVNPEVRATFVKRTRLIKTIRAFLDELGLLEVETPILQPIHGGAAARPFKTHHNALDMPLYLRIANELYLKRLIVGGFDGVYELGKMFRNEGMDRTHNPEFSMLEFYVAYKDYFWLMDVTERMFERIARALSDDGDTKIPSGAHVLEFAGPYRRLTMFDAIQEYTGLNVETADESELRNYCRQQGIEIDKTMGKAKLIDEIFGEKVEKHLIQPTFLIDYPVEMSPLTKKHRSKPGLVERFELFVNGKEVGNAYSELNDPLDQRERFEEQLNLAARGDEEAMAMDEDFLRALEYGMPPTAGIGFGIDRLAMLFTGQSSIQEVLFFPQMRPETH comes from the coding sequence ATGACAGAACAAGAACTTCTCCGCCGCGAATCGCTGCAAAAACTCCGTGAACTCGGCATCGAACCCTACCCGGCCGAAATGTTCGAGGTGACGCACCATGCAGCCGACATCGTGGCAAACTATCAAGAGGAAACACTGGAAGACGGCTCGAAAAATCGCCTCAATTACCAAACCGTCGCCCTTGCCGGGCGCATCATGGCCGCCCGCGAAGCAGGCAAGGCGATGTTTATGAACCTGCAAGATGCGAGCGGGCGCATCCAGCTCTACCTGCGCCGCGACGACTTCGTGGCAAGCCCCGATGGCGCCCCCCCCGAAGCGCCCATGTTTGATATGGTCATCAAAAAATTGCTTGACCTCGGCGACTATGTGGGGGTGAGCGGCTTTGCCTTCAAGACAAAAACCGGAGAGGTGACCATCCATGTGCAGCAACTTAAGTTTCTGTCCAAAAGCTTGCGTCCATTGCCCATCGTGAAACGCGACGCGGAAGGCAATATCCACGATGCTTTCACCGACCCCGAGCAACGCTATCGGATGCGCTATGTGGATTTGACGGTGAACCCCGAAGTGCGTGCCACCTTCGTCAAGCGAACCCGGCTCATCAAGACCATCCGTGCATTTCTCGACGAACTGGGGCTGCTGGAGGTGGAAACGCCCATCCTCCAACCGATTCACGGCGGTGCGGCGGCACGCCCCTTCAAGACCCACCACAACGCTTTGGATATGCCGCTTTACCTGCGCATCGCCAACGAACTCTACCTGAAGCGCCTCATCGTCGGTGGGTTCGACGGGGTGTACGAACTGGGCAAGATGTTCCGCAACGAAGGCATGGACCGCACCCACAACCCCGAATTTTCCATGCTCGAGTTTTATGTGGCCTACAAAGACTACTTTTGGCTGATGGACGTGACGGAGCGAATGTTTGAGCGCATTGCTCGCGCACTAAGCGACGACGGCGACACGAAAATCCCTTCCGGCGCTCACGTCTTGGAATTTGCCGGGCCATATCGCCGCCTCACCATGTTCGATGCCATTCAGGAATACACGGGCCTCAACGTGGAGACCGCCGACGAGTCGGAGCTCCGCAATTATTGCCGCCAGCAAGGCATCGAAATTGACAAGACAATGGGAAAAGCAAAGTTGATTGACGAGATTTTTGGCGAAAAAGTGGAGAAACACCTGATTCAGCCCACGTTCTTGATTGACTACCCGGTGGAAATGTCGCCTTTGACCAAAAAACACCGCTCCAAGCCCGGCCTCGTGGAGCGTTTCGAGTTGTTTGTCAATGGCAAAGAAGTCGGAAACGCCTACTCGGAGCTGAACGACCCCCTCGACCAGCGCGAGCGCTTCGAGGAACAACTCAATCTGGCGGCACGAGGCGACGAAGAGGCCATGGCGATGGATGAGGATTTCCTACGCGCACTGGAGTATGGGATGCCACCAACCGCTGGCATTGGCTTCGGAATAGACCGATTGGCCATGCTGTTCACAGGACAGAGCTCGATACAGGAAGTGCTGTTCTTCCCACAGATGCGGCCAGAGACGCATTAA